DNA from Hwangdonia lutea:
CTTCTCTGTTCGGAATGGTAAGAGGTGAGCCCCGTCGCTATAACCACCTTAAGCTATAGCTGTTCGCTATCGGCGTTTAGCCTCCAGCATACAGCGTCCATCCTTGGACGGACAAATATCTTAACATATTGAAAAAGTCTACATGAACTATGAATAACCGTTTTGTACTTACTAAAAAAACAGGCGTACAATAAGCCTATGGGTTATTAGTACTACTCGGCTGTGACATTACTGCCTTTACACCTGTAGCCTATCGACGTGGTCATCTCCCACGACCCTTTAAAGAAATCTCATCTTGTGGTGGGTTTCGCGCTTATATGCTTTCAGCGCTTATCCCTTCCCAACGTAGCTACCCTGCCATGCCGCTGGCGCGACAACAGGTACACCAGAGGTTGGTCCAACTCGGTCCTCTCGTACTAGAGTCAGATCCACTCAAATTTCTAACGCCCACTGTAGATAGAGACCGAACTGTCTCACGACGTTCTGAACCCAGCTCGCGTGCCACTTTAATGGGCGAACAGCCCAACCCTTGGGACCTTCTCCAGCCCCAGGATGTGACGAGCCGACATCGAGGTGCCAAACCCCCCCGTCGATATGAGCTCTTGGGGGAGATCAGCCTGTTATCCCCGGCGTACCTTTTATCCTTTGAGCGATGGCCCTTCCATGCGGAACCACCGGATCACTATGCTCTTGTTTCCAACCTGATCGACTTGTAGGTCTCTCAGTCAAGCTCCCTTATGCCATTGCACTCTACGCACGGTTACCAAGCGTGCTGAGGGAACCTTTAGAAGCCTCCGTTACTCTTTTGGAGGCGACCACCCCAGTCAAACTACCCACCAAGCACTGTCCCCTTTTGTGAAGGGTTAGACTCTAGACAAGCAAAGGGTGGTATTTCAACAATGACTCCACAACGCCTGGCGACGCCGCTTCAAAGTCTCCCACCTATCCTACACATTACTTATCCAAAACCAATACTAAGCTATAGTAAAGGTGCACGGGGTCTTTTCGTCCCACAGCGGGTAAACGGCATCTTCACCGTTACTACAATTTCACCGAGCTCATGGTTGAGACAGTGTCCAGATCGTTGCACCATTCGTGCAGGTCGGAACTTACCCGACAAGGAATTTCGCTACCTTAGGACCGTTATAGTTACGGCCGCCGTTTACTGGGGCTTCATTTGAATGCTTTGCCGAAGCTAACATCTCCACTTAACCTTCCAGCACCGGGCAGGTGTCAGGCCATATACGTCATCTTTCGATTTAGCATAGCCCTGTGTTTTTGATAAACAGTCGCCTGGACTCTTTCACTGCGGCCCATCTGAAGATGGGCGACGCTTCTCCCGAAGTTACGCGTCTATTTTGCCTAGTTCCTTAACCATGAATCTCTCGAGCTCCTTAGAATTCTCATCCCAACTACCTGTGTCGGTTTAGGGTACGGGCTGCTTCACTCGCTTTTCTTGGAAGTCGCTTCTCTGGATTATCACCTTGGCCGAAGCCTCAGTGTACTATCGGGGCATTACTGCTCCCTTCAACGTGCTATTCCGTCAGCACGCACCAAATATACGCCTCCGTCACTTTTAGCGTGAGCAGGTACAGGAATATTGACCTGTTGTCCATCCACTACCCCTTTCGGGTTCGCGTTAGGTCCCGACTAACCCTCAGCTGATTAGCATAGCTGAGGAAACCTTAGTCTTTCGGAGTGCGGGTTTCTCGCCCGCATTATCGTTACTTATGCCTACATTTTCTTTTGTAGCTTCTCCAGCATGCCTCACAGCACACCTTCGACGACACTACAATGCTCCCCTACCACTTTTTCAAGTCCATAGCTTCGGTAGTATGTTTATGCCCGATTATTATCCATGCCGAACCGCTCGACTAGTGAGCTGTTACGCACTCTTTAAATGAATGGCTGCTTCCAAGCCAACATCCTAGCTGTCAAAGCAGTTCAACCGCGTTTATTCAACTTAACATACATTTGGGGACCTTAGCTGATGGTCTGGGTTCTTTCCCTCTCGGACATGGACCTTAGCACCCATGCCCTCACTGCTGATCAACATTTTATAGCATTCGGAGTTTGTCAGGAATTGGTAGGCGGTGAAGCCCCCGCATCCAATCAGTAGCTCTACCTCTATAAAACTATAAATCAACGCTGCACCTAAATGCATTTCGGGGAGTACGAGCTATTTCCGAGTTTGATTGGCCTTTCACCCCTACCCACAGGTCATCCGAAGACTTTTCAACGTCAACCGGTTCGGGCCTCCACAGTGTGTTACCACTGCTTCACCCTGCCCATGGGTAGATCACACGGTTTCGCGTCTACCACTACTAACTAAAGCGCCCTGTTCAGACTCGCTTTCGCTACGGATCCGGACCTGAAGTCCTTAACCTTGCTAGCAACGGTAACTCGTAGGCTCATTATGCAAAAGGCACGCCGTCACAGAATAAATTCCGCTCCGACCGCTTGTAAGCGTATGGTTTCAGGTTCTGTTTCACTCCCTTATTCAGGGTTCTTTTCACCTTTCCCTCACGGTACTAGTTCACTATCGGTCTCTCAGGAGTATTTAGCCTTATCGGATGGTCCCGACGGTTTCATACAGGATTACTCGTGTCCCGCACTACTCAGGATACCACTATCTACGCACGCTTTGCCTATACCGGGCTATCACCGTCTATGGCCTGTCTTTCCAAACAGTTCTAGTTCATTGTGTTTCGAATGTCGTGGTCCTACAACCCCAACAATGCCGTAACATTGTTGGTTTGGGCTAATCCGCGTTCGCTCGCCACTACTAACGGAATCACTTTTGTTTTCTTCTCCTCCGGGTACTTAGATGTTTCAGTTCTCCGGGTTCGCCTCCTTGCGGATAACATGTCTTCAACATGCTGGGTTGCCCCATTCGGATATCTGCGGATCAAATCGTGTGTGCCGATCCCCGCAGCTTTTCGCAGCTTATCACGTCCTTCATCGCCTCTGAGAGCCTAGGCATTCCCCATACGCTCTTATTTAGCTTATTGTACTTTTTGCTTTTTTAATGAGTTTTGATCTGATGGCCGTAAGGCCGCCAAATCTTGATCGATTGCACATCGCTCGTTGTGAGTGCAACCAACCTTACAATTATTTTTGTAAAATCGGACGTATCCGACTTTACTTCATGTATCTTTTTTCAATATGTCAATGAACGTGTGGCGAATCGCCACTGATAAATTATTATCAGTAGTCGACCTTAAGCCGTTGTGGAGAATATCGGAGTCGAACCGATGACCTCCTGCGTGCAAGGCAGGCGCTCTAGCCAGCTGAGCTAATCCCCCGTTTGTGAATCGAAATTCCAAAAATTCAAAATTCCAAATTCCAAAAAGGATAGGCATCCCAACTTCTAAAATTTCCTTTCAATATGTTATGAACTTTTCCAAAGCCTTATCAATCATCAAAAAATCTTCAACGATCAAACCAACATTGGGTTGTAGTCTCAGGCAGACTCGAACTGCCGACCTCTACATTATCAGTGTAGCGCTCTAACCAGCTGAGCTATGAGACTCTAATTGGTATGCAGTTTACAGTCTTCAGTTGGCAGTAAGTGCTTACTGTAGACTGAGTACTGGCTACTGCCTACTCTATTTTATTTTAAATTAACAGCGGATGAGAATAAACTATTTTTCGTACTAGTTTTTTTGTGTTTCCTTATTAGTCGTCTTTCTCTAGAAAGGAGGTGTTCCAGCCGCACCTTCCGGTACGGCTACCTTGTTACGACTTAGCCCTAGTTACCAATTTTACCCTAGGCCGCTCCTTGCGGTGACGGACTTCAGGTACTCCCAGCTTCCATGGCTTGACGGGCGGTGTGTACAAGGCCCGGGAACGTATTCACCGCATCATGGCTGATATGCGATTACTAGCGATTCCAGCTTCACGGAGTCGAGTTGCAGACTCCGATCCGAACTGTGATAGGGTTTATAGATTCGCTCCTGCTCGCGCAGTGGCTGCTCTCTGTCCCTACCATTGTAGCACGTGTGTAGCCCAGGACGTAAGGGCCGTGATGATTTGACGTCATCCCCACCTTCCTCACGGTTTGCACCGGCAGTCTTGCTAGAGTTCCCATCTTTACATGCTGGCAACTAACAACAGGGGTTGCGCTCGTTATAGGACTTAACCTGACACCTCACGGCACGAGCTGACGACAACCATGCAGCACCTTGTAGAGTGTCCGAAGAAAAGCCGATCTCTCAGCCTGTCACTCTACATTTAAGCCCTGGTAAGGTTCCTCGCGTATCATCGAATTAAACCACATGCTCCACCGCTTGTGCGGGCCCCCGTCAATTCCTTTGAGTTTCATTCTTGCGAACGTACTCCCCAGGTGGGATACTTATCACTTTCGCTTAGCCACCCAGACCGAAGTCCGGACAGCTAGTATCCATCGTTTACGGCGTGGACTACCGGGGTATCTAATCCCGTTCGCTCCCCACGCTTTCGTCCATCAGTGTCAATATATTGTTAGTAATCTGCCTTCGCAATTGGTATTCTATGTAATATCTATGCATTTCACCGCTACACCACATATTCTAACTACTTCACAATAATTCAAGATAACCAGTATCAAGGGCAATTCTACGGTTGAGCCGCAGACTTTCACCCCTGACTTAATCATCCACCTACGGACCCTTTAAACCCAATGATTCCGGATAACGCTTGGATCCTCCGTATTACCGCGGCTGCTGGCACGGAGTTAGCCGATCCTTATTCTTACGGTACCGTCAAGCCGCTACGCGTAGCGGTGTTTCTTCCCGTATAAAAGCAGTTTACAACCCATAGGGCAGTCTTCCTGCACGCGGCATGGCTGGATCAGAGTTGCCTCCATTGTCCAATATTCCTCACTGCTGCCTCCCGTAGGAGTCTGGTCCGTGTCTCAGTACCAGTGTGGGGGATCCCCCTCTCAGGGCCCCTACCTATCGTCGCCATGGTGTGCCGTTACCACACCATCTAGCTAATAGGACGCAGAGCCATCTTATACCGATAAATCTTTAATGTACAGATCATGAAATCTATACATACTATGGAGTATTAGTCAGAATTTCTTCTGGTTATTCTCCAGTACAAGGTAGGTTCTATACGCGTTACTCACCCGTGCGCCGGTCGTCATCTGTAGCAAGCTACAATGTTACCCCTCGACTTGCATGTGTTAGGCCTGCCGCTAGCGTTCATCCTGAGCCAGGATCAAACTCTTCATCGTTAAATTTTTAAAGTCATTTACGACTTCTTGTCTTTAACAACCAATAGGAATTTCTAATGCTCAAAATGGTCTATTCTCTTTGTTTGATTAAAATTGTTTCTTAGATTCCCGTTTTCACGGGAATGACAAACTAATGTTTTGCTGTTTCCAGCAAGACATCTTTTCAATCTTACGCTGTCAATTCAATATGTTTATGAACTTTTTTTCTCTTTGCCAATCTCGTTTCCTCGTTTAGCGGGTGCAAATATAAAACCCTTTTTTGAACCCCGCAATACTTTTTGATTTTTTTTTGAAAAATTTTATTTTTTTCCTTTTTCTCGACCAAAACCGTATCTTGAATGAACTTTCGCCTTACAGGTTCGTACCCGTTTTAGCGGCTGCAAACATACGACACATTTTCCATTTACCAACAACTTTTTTCGCCTTTTTTTTGTTCTTTTTTTTTGCCACGCACAACCCCCTTAATTACTGAGGGTTAGGGTTGGTTTTTTTTATTGAACCCTAACCCGGTTTGCATACTCCGGCCCAGGGTTGCGGGTTTTGTTTTTTGATGTGTACCATATATTATGGTATAACTTTTTTTGCGGGCGGCACCTAAACCATAACCTTGTGCTACGCCCAGCGCTGTGCGGCCCGCGTTAGGGATAGCAGTGACATCCTTTTTTGAGGGACGAGAAAAAGATATAACGGATAGCCCGACCCTGCTTTTTTGCAGGGGAACGCCCTTAAAATTGTTTACATGAAGAAGTTCCACACTAATCCGAAACGCACGGTGAAGTCGCGGTAGGGATTGTTTGGTGCTGCGAAATAATTGTAGCCGGTGAATGCTGAGTTGAAATGTTCGGCTTTTAAATAAATTCTGGTTTGCCGGATTTTTGCGTTTATAAAGAAATCCAGTCGTGGGAAGTTGCCGTATTCTTTTTCGGTTTGTACGTAGAATTCTGCCAACAGCGGATCGTAGGCATTCATGTTATATGCGGTGAAATAGTTGAATGTTACGCCTGTTTGCAAATACATGGCTTTTTTAAATACGTGGCTGGCGTAGTATATGGTGTTGCGCGTGGTGAGCTCTGGTACGTTGAGCACCTTGTTTTCGTCTTGGGTGTTTTGGTACATTACCGTGTTATGCAGTGCGAATTTGCCAACTTTTATTTCTTTTTCTAATTTAACCCTGAGATAGCTTATGGTTTTGTTGTTTTGAAAGGGTTTGATTGGAACAAACTCGCCTTCTGGAATGCCTGTGCTGTCTCTTTTAAAATATGTGTGATCGGTTATGGTTGAATAATCGACTAATATATTGGCTATTTTTTTTGATTTTAATTGAAATGCCAATTGTTGGGTTTCGGTATTGTTGAAATTGTTTTGCCAATTGTAGTTTACGTGATTGCTTTGGTATAGCAATGCATTGTAATTTGGTGCTTTGGAGCTGTGGTTTAAGGATGCTGTTGCCGATAAATCGTTATTTAATTTGAATGTGGCGTGTGCTTTTATAAAATTTCCTTCGAAATCGCCAGAAACATTTAGGCCCAATTCGCCGTGTAGTTCGAATTTTTTAAATTGCTTGTGGTATTTTCCGCCTGCTGAAAACACATCGCCTTTTAACCTATTGGCTATGGTGTTGCCATTTAAAACAACCACTTTGTTATAACCGTAGTTGTAATTGTTGTTGCTGATATTAAATTGTAAATCGCCTATTATATTATTGCTAAAATTTAATTGGAGTTGGTTGTATAGGTTTTCGAGCGTGACGCGATCTCTGAATTTTGAACTTGAAAAGGCCGTCCCAAAAAAACTTGTATTAGCACTTGACTGGTCGTATTGAAACGATTTATCTTTTAAGGATATTATATGACCTATGCTTAGTTTATTTTTTGAAAGCGAATCTTTTTTGTTTATGATATTATAGGTATGCTCTAAATGGAAGCGTTTGCCTTTTAGAATGTTTTCTGCATTTTCGAAATTGACTTCTAAGATTGAACGGTCTAAAAATTCTTCTACACCGTTTTCGAAATTCTCAACCATAATATCTTGTAGCCCTCCGTTTTCTTGATTTAACAAATCTTGAGTCACCATGTGTGCTCTTGCTACATAACGCTTATTTTTTGTTTGATAGTTTGTTGTAAACCTAAAATTACCGGTACTGGTTAAAAGGTGTTGGTATTTGCCTAAGGACCGTAATCCTTTATAAGCTATTGAAAAATTAAACTGAGGTGATGTATTTACCGTAAAAAAGGAATCGGCAAGTTGCCCTTGCTCGAAAGCGGATTTGTAGAGCAATTCGGTTAATGGAGTTGGTACGCGATAATAGTTAATATCTTGAATTTCCATATAATTAAAATGCCTCGCCCGTGCACCGAAACTTGGCATTAAACTGGTGTTTTCGAAATTATATGTTAAGCTGTTGTAGGTTTGCCCCAAGTTTGAAAAGGGCATTAATCCGAAATTATCTTTTCGAAGGTAATTAAATTTATACTCCTTTAGTATGGTTAAGGTGGTGTCAACAAAAGTGGTGTCGTTTTTATGGGAGATTATTAAGTAATCCGTTATAACTGTTTCAGGTTTTTCAATATTTCTACTTTTAGATTTTCTACTTAAATCTTTATTCAATAAAGAGTCTTGTGGTTCAATAACGGTGCCTTGTGCTTTGTTTAATTTTCTTTCTTGAGATACTGAAATATTTACCGAAAATATTATAAATAAGAATAAGACGCGTTTCTTCATAGCTTAACTTTACAAAGCAAAAGTAATTATTTGAACGTTAATTTTAAGTAAATATTTTAAATAAAGAAAGCCAGCTAAAATAGCTGGCTTTCTTTATTTAAAATATTTCAGTACCTCTTATTAAATAGAAATAGAAAATGATTGTGACTCTCCACTTCCATAAGCAGGGCCTCCAGATATTACTACATTACCATTTTGAGAGAGCTCGTAAAGTGCTCCTCCATCTCCATATGCATCTTCTATATTAAATGTGTAATCACCAGAAATTAAACAGACCTCTGTACTGAAAGAAGTCATTCCATCATAACCAGAACCTGATGCCACCTCTAATCCGTTAGCATCGTTAGTTATTGACCAACTTAATTCTTCTGGCCACGAATCGAATGTAAAGCTCACCGTTGTTAATTGCGGCCCTGACAGTGGGCATACCGCCGTATAATTAATGGTATGACTTGGTCTGGACGTATTAAGAAACGACCCGTCATCTGGCAATGCTAAATCAAACACCAATGTTCTTGTTGGACCAATTGGCATTTCAATAAAATTAAAGCTGATTTCCTCTGAACCTACTGTTTCCCCTGCCGGAATAGTTATGGTACCACTAAAGTTATATTCAGCCGGCAAACCCGTAGATAGTTCTGTGTTTAAAACAGCAGTTATTGTTCTTGCCGCATTTGACGCTGTTGTTGATTGCACTTCAATAGCGTATGTTGCGCCAGTCTCTTCTACTTGAATATTTGCGTCTGCGACTGCATTAAATGATATAGCAGCAGGTATTTCCACTGGCAGCACGCCTTCCTCTTCACAACTTACGATTGTAAACGCAAGCATCGATAAAAAAAGAAAACCGTATATTAATTTATTTTTCATACTTGTATATTTTTAAATTATTATAAAGGATTTTGGTCCTCATCATTAATTTCCACGTTAGCATCTAACTCTTTCTTTGGAATTTGGAACAAGAACTCCTTAGCACCTGCAGCGAAATTGTCTTTACCAAAGGACGCATGGTTAGAACCTGGATAATCTCTTTCCAACGCTACATCGTTTCTTTTCATATCAAACCATGCAAAACCTTCCCCCCATAACTCTATTCGTCTTTGCAATAAAATTTCATCAATTAAAGCTTGACCTGTATTTGTAGATAACGTATAACCTGAATCTCTTGTGCTAACTAAATTATAAAGTACTTGAGCTGCTTGAGAATCGTTACCGCTTCTTGCCAAAGCTTCGGCCTCAATAAGGTACATCTCGGCTACACGCATATACACGTAATCGCCTTCAAAAAATGTGAAATCCCTGAACTTATAATTAATGTATGTGCCATCGTCTGCAAATGCTTGTTTTCTCGCATCTGAAGCCGGTATAGCATCATATAATCTCTTGTCTATCGTTTTATGCACACCTAATAATCCTGCATAACCTTGATTTAAACTTGCTACTTGGGAAAAGAATGATGCATAAACCGTAGAAGATTCTCCATTGATATCAGATCCCCATAACCATTCTGAGTTGGATATTTGCGAAAAGCCTTCATTTAACCAAGCAGAAGAGGTCATTAAAGAACCGGCCGCTTTAGCCTCTGAAGCCATTTGGGCACATTTCGTATCGTTGGTTCCTGTTTCCAACAACACTCTAGCATAAATACCTGCTATTACAGATTTATCTAGCTTTTCTTTAGTATCTCTTACATAGCCATCGGCTGCAGCATAAGCTTCTTCTAAATCAGACAATATTAAATCATATACTTCTTGCACAGGAGTTCTAGATATATTACTTATTTCTTGCTCATAAGCATATAGTGGAATTCCAGGGGCCGATTGGTTCCCTTGATATTTGTGCTGGTATATTCTAATTAAATTAAAGTAACAATACGCTCTTAATGCTTGTGTTCTAGCTCTTAAATGGATAAGTCTATCGTCTGTAGCATCTGCTGGAATTTGACTAATTACAGAGTTAACGTTATTGATTATTGAGTAATAGAAATTCCAAATTATCCTAGTTGTAGAAAAATCTTGGGTCCTCCCTCTGTAAGCATAATAATTTCCCATCCAATGATCTGTAACTTGTACCATATCGTTAGACATCAAATCCAGACCTAAATTGATAGACATTTGACCGAAATCGTCATGTCTTCCACCTGTATCTTCAAAATTTGTAGAATACTCTCTAAAAAAGGCATACTGACCATCTTCAACACTGGTATTAATTGTTAAAAGTGCTTCCGGCGAAGAGTTTGCCAAATCTTCTAGTTGCGTTTGTGTCACAAATCGTTTACCTTCTGTGTCAAGGAATTCTTTTTCACATGAGAATAAAGCAATTGCGAATAAACTTAATAAAATTTTCTTTTTCATAATTTAAAATTTAAGGTTTAAACCAAATGTAATATTTCTTACTAACGAGAAGTTAGTATCAGAATTAAGTCCCGTAACACTTAATCTTGGATCATAGCCTTGTCTTTTAGACCATAAATAAACATTTCCTGCATTAAGATATAGTCTTGCAGACGTTAACCCTAACTTTTCAGTAACATTGTCGTTTAAATTATACGATATGTTAACATCCTGTAAGCTTAAGTAATCTGATTTAATTAATCTTATGTTAGATGTTGCATAGTAATTTAAATCATTATTAGGCACTACTAAGGGTAAAGATGCTGTTGGGTTATCAATGGTCCAAGTGTTAAATACATCTTTATGTAAGTTCTCACCTGCTTCCCCTGATAACAATTCAATATACGTATTATCTCTACCGTATCCTCCAAACTGATAAGCAAAATGTAAACCTAAGCTAAAGTTCTTATAGCTAAAGCTGGTTCCAAAACCACCATATAATTCAGGCAATGCGCTTTTACCGATAAAATACTCATCGGCATCAGCCCAATCTTCGGTAATCTCACGTTCACCAGTTGCCACACCATTAGCATCCAAAATATTTTTGTAAAACAAAGCAGCTCCATTATTAGGATTCACTCCTGCATATTCCCTAGAATAATACTCAAACTGAGATCTTCCTACCTCAAGCTCGAAAGCTCCATTTTCAATTCTTGGTCTCTCTTCAGGCATTTTTGTTATTTCGTTTTCGTAATGCGTAGCATTTACATTTATAGACCAATTTACATTCTCAGAACGAATAATTTCAGCATTAAGAGTAGCTTCATATCCTACATTTTCCATATCCGCTACGTTTTGGGGGTAGTTTGGGAGACCTTCTGATGGAGGTAAAGGCCTATAAAATAATAAATCAGATACTTTTCTCGTAAAATACTCCGCGTCTAAAGTTATTCTGTTATCAAATAACCCAAGTTCAAAACCTGCGTTAAAGTTGGTTGATGTTTCCCAGGTCAAATCAGGATTCCCAAGATAAGTCGCTGAAAGAGCAATGCTCCCATTATTGTTAGTAACCGTAAATTGATCTTCATACGTTATGTAATTTCTACCTATATTATCTGGATAAATTATCCTATCGTTACCTTGTTGCCCAATGCTGGCTTTAAATTTTAATTCCGTTAACCAATCTGCATTATCCATGAATGATTCTTGAGATATTCTCCAAGCCGCTCCAGCTCCATAAAAATCTCCCCATCTGTTATCAGGGTGAAACACTGAAGATGCATCTCTTCTGTAACTTGCATTGATGAAATACTTATCATTAAAATCATAATTTACTCTTGACAAGTAACCTTCAATACCGTAATCAAATTCATAGTTATTGATATACTGGAAATTCACACCATAGTCTAGCACCGATTCATTTGGCAATAAAAACGTTGTTTTTTGTGCATCTAAATATACGAATTTCTCCTCACTTGACTCATGCCCAATTAATACATCCACACTGTGGTTTCCAAAATTCTTTTTCCAAGTTAATAACTGCTGATGTGTTACCGTAAAATCTCTAGAAGCTCTAGGTGTTGACCTTCCTCCAACACCAAATGCATCACCACCAAGTGGTGTGTCAAAACTCACTCTATTATCATGACGTAAGTCTGCAGAAACATTATAACGAAATGAGAAATCATTTAAAAAGTCATACTTTAAGAAAATATTTCCATTTAAGTTGTCAGCTGTTCTTCTTTTGATATCTAGTAATGTCGTTGCATAAGGGTTAGCAAAAGCGGCATACCTTCTAATTTGTGGTGTTCCTGTTTGCCCATCACCATAATCGTAAACATGAACGCCGTTGCTATCCAAAACAGGAGAACCATCTAAATTATAACCAAATACTGGATAAATTGGTGCAATGGAACGCGTCCATGTAAAAGCACCAGCATACCCTCCCTGATCTGGAATATTTTGGCTCGTGTGCGCATAATTGATTGTCCCACCAAGAGTTAAGTTCTCTTTAATGGTTTGCTCTAAAGACATATTAGCCGTAACTCTTTCAAAATTAGATTTGATCGTGTATGCCTTATCATCTTGATGTCCAAGAGAAAAATAGTATTTTGAGTTATCACTTCCTCCAGAAACACTTAAAAAGGTTTTTGT
Protein-coding regions in this window:
- a CDS encoding putative porin, with product MKKRVLFLFIIFSVNISVSQERKLNKAQGTVIEPQDSLLNKDLSRKSKSRNIEKPETVITDYLIISHKNDTTFVDTTLTILKEYKFNYLRKDNFGLMPFSNLGQTYNSLTYNFENTSLMPSFGARARHFNYMEIQDINYYRVPTPLTELLYKSAFEQGQLADSFFTVNTSPQFNFSIAYKGLRSLGKYQHLLTSTGNFRFTTNYQTKNKRYVARAHMVTQDLLNQENGGLQDIMVENFENGVEEFLDRSILEVNFENAENILKGKRFHLEHTYNIINKKDSLSKNKLSIGHIISLKDKSFQYDQSSANTSFFGTAFSSSKFRDRVTLENLYNQLQLNFSNNIIGDLQFNISNNNYNYGYNKVVVLNGNTIANRLKGDVFSAGGKYHKQFKKFELHGELGLNVSGDFEGNFIKAHATFKLNNDLSATASLNHSSKAPNYNALLYQSNHVNYNWQNNFNNTETQQLAFQLKSKKIANILVDYSTITDHTYFKRDSTGIPEGEFVPIKPFQNNKTISYLRVKLEKEIKVGKFALHNTVMYQNTQDENKVLNVPELTTRNTIYYASHVFKKAMYLQTGVTFNYFTAYNMNAYDPLLAEFYVQTEKEYGNFPRLDFFINAKIRQTRIYLKAEHFNSAFTGYNYFAAPNNPYRDFTVRFGLVWNFFM
- a CDS encoding RagB/SusD family nutrient uptake outer membrane protein; this encodes MANSSPEALLTINTSVEDGQYAFFREYSTNFEDTGGRHDDFGQMSINLGLDLMSNDMVQVTDHWMGNYYAYRGRTQDFSTTRIIWNFYYSIINNVNSVISQIPADATDDRLIHLRARTQALRAYCYFNLIRIYQHKYQGNQSAPGIPLYAYEQEISNISRTPVQEVYDLILSDLEEAYAAADGYVRDTKEKLDKSVIAGIYARVLLETGTNDTKCAQMASEAKAAGSLMTSSAWLNEGFSQISNSEWLWGSDINGESSTVYASFFSQVASLNQGYAGLLGVHKTIDKRLYDAIPASDARKQAFADDGTYINYKFRDFTFFEGDYVYMRVAEMYLIEAEALARSGNDSQAAQVLYNLVSTRDSGYTLSTNTGQALIDEILLQRRIELWGEGFAWFDMKRNDVALERDYPGSNHASFGKDNFAAGAKEFLFQIPKKELDANVEINDEDQNPL
- a CDS encoding SusC/RagA family TonB-linked outer membrane protein, with the translated sequence MKLKLTWLLTLIMAFSIQFSNAQEKTISGEVISSMDGLPLPGVSVLVKGTTRGAQTDFDGKYTIKASTGEVLVFSFVGMKNIESTIGASNTINVSMEEDVAALDEVVVVAYGTQKKEALTGSVGVVKTEALEQIATSNVVQGIVGKVGGVQVFNNSGQPGAAPSVRIRGVGSVNASSAPLYVVNGVPFQGDINSINSNDIESFTVLKDAAAGALYGSRGSNGVIIITTKKGKRDAVSVNLDVSTTYITRAAKDYDVIKDPGMYYEAHFLAMKNFLINSGETPTDAANLAAANLIQDNIGSGYSLGYNNYDVPDDQLINPATGKLNPSANLLYHDDWDDYMFNNTFSTKTFLSVSGGSDNSKYYFSLGHQDDKAYTIKSNFERVTANMSLEQTIKENLTLGGTINYAHTSQNIPDQGGYAGAFTWTRSIAPIYPVFGYNLDGSPVLDSNGVHVYDYGDGQTGTPQIRRYAAFANPYATTLLDIKRRTADNLNGNIFLKYDFLNDFSFRYNVSADLRHDNRVSFDTPLGGDAFGVGGRSTPRASRDFTVTHQQLLTWKKNFGNHSVDVLIGHESSEEKFVYLDAQKTTFLLPNESVLDYGVNFQYINNYEFDYGIEGYLSRVNYDFNDKYFINASYRRDASSVFHPDNRWGDFYGAGAAWRISQESFMDNADWLTELKFKASIGQQGNDRIIYPDNIGRNYITYEDQFTVTNNNGSIALSATYLGNPDLTWETSTNFNAGFELGLFDNRITLDAEYFTRKVSDLLFYRPLPPSEGLPNYPQNVADMENVGYEATLNAEIIRSENVNWSINVNATHYENEITKMPEERPRIENGAFELEVGRSQFEYYSREYAGVNPNNGAALFYKNILDANGVATGEREITEDWADADEYFIGKSALPELYGGFGTSFSYKNFSLGLHFAYQFGGYGRDNTYIELLSGEAGENLHKDVFNTWTIDNPTASLPLVVPNNDLNYYATSNIRLIKSDYLSLQDVNISYNLNDNVTEKLGLTSARLYLNAGNVYLWSKRQGYDPRLSVTGLNSDTNFSLVRNITFGLNLKF